One segment of Deinococcus metalli DNA contains the following:
- the lysA gene encoding diaminopimelate decarboxylase, whose translation MSLSPESLTDAAREYGTPLYVYDAAELDAALARVRAAFGDARVYYAMKANPNLTLLRRLHAAGVGFECVSAGEIARAEHVGAAGESLLVNGPAKSGAEYAAGARLGATFIVDRDEEVALLPPASRALVRVNPALAVSTHDHLATGAAGSKFGVTLEQAPGVLDALRAAGHDALGLHVHIGSAIRDAGDFTAAFGRLTDLRDRTGPLAVLDAGGGWGLDADLHGIAREARAAAEAFGAELWVEPGRYLVARAGQLLTRVVGTKRTGRHFVLVDAGMTELLRPMLYGAVHSVTALWDAPEHGLWDIAGPACESGDVLARGVTLPTPPRGALLAFGEAGAYGAAMSSAYLTRSRPAEALYEDGHWTLVRRRETPQDVWVAEEV comes from the coding sequence GTGAGCCTGTCCCCCGAGTCCCTGACCGACGCCGCGCGCGAGTACGGCACGCCCCTGTACGTGTACGACGCCGCCGAACTGGACGCCGCCCTGGCCCGCGTGCGCGCCGCCTTCGGGGACGCGCGGGTGTACTACGCGATGAAGGCCAACCCGAACCTGACCCTGCTGCGCCGCCTGCACGCGGCCGGCGTGGGCTTCGAGTGCGTGAGCGCCGGCGAGATCGCGCGGGCAGAGCACGTCGGCGCGGCGGGCGAATCTCTGCTGGTGAACGGCCCCGCCAAGTCGGGCGCCGAGTACGCGGCGGGAGCGCGGCTGGGCGCGACCTTCATCGTGGACCGCGACGAGGAGGTCGCGCTGCTGCCCCCGGCCTCGCGGGCGCTGGTGCGCGTGAACCCGGCGCTGGCCGTCAGCACGCACGACCACCTTGCCACGGGCGCGGCCGGCAGCAAGTTCGGCGTGACGCTGGAACAGGCGCCCGGCGTGCTGGATGCCCTGCGCGCCGCCGGACACGACGCCCTGGGCCTGCACGTGCACATCGGCAGCGCCATCCGCGACGCGGGCGACTTCACCGCCGCTTTTGGCCGCCTGACGGACCTGCGCGACCGCACCGGGCCGCTGGCGGTGCTGGACGCGGGCGGTGGCTGGGGCCTGGACGCCGACCTGCACGGCATCGCGCGCGAGGCGCGGGCGGCGGCCGAGGCCTTCGGCGCCGAGCTGTGGGTGGAACCGGGCCGCTACCTGGTGGCGCGGGCCGGACAGCTGCTCACGCGCGTGGTCGGCACCAAGCGCACCGGACGCCACTTCGTGCTGGTGGACGCCGGCATGACCGAGCTGCTGCGCCCGATGCTGTACGGCGCCGTGCATTCCGTGACCGCCCTGTGGGACGCCCCGGAGCACGGCCTGTGGGATATCGCCGGCCCTGCCTGCGAGAGCGGCGACGTCCTGGCACGCGGCGTGACCCTGCCGACCCCGCCGCGCGGCGCGCTCCTCGCCTTCGGGGAGGCCGGCGCGTACGGCGCGGCCATGAGCAGCGCCTACCTGACCCGCTCCCGCCCCGCGGAGGCGCTGTACGAGGACGGCCACTGGACACTGGTCCGCCGCCGCGAGACCCCGCAGGACGTGTGGGTCGCCGAGGAGGTGTAG
- a CDS encoding phospholipase A2 codes for MRHLPVTALCTAVLLAACSQSTPAPDAAATAPYAARPELQDSGSQAILQRYADDPGLLAALQEAYGERPTTLSRPAVPPLGTLDLASDRVAYIKRTGWGAVSNYNAQYAAYATSGSVPYPGLDWTRDGCSAPDGLGLGYREDFRPPCNEHDFAYRNLKVYERTDANRLASDDAFYTNMKTICAAKSWYARPACYTAAYAYYQGVRVGGGSSF; via the coding sequence ATGCGACACCTGCCCGTGACTGCGCTGTGCACCGCCGTTCTGCTCGCCGCCTGCTCACAGTCCACCCCGGCTCCGGATGCCGCGGCCACCGCGCCGTACGCGGCCCGGCCGGAACTGCAAGACTCCGGCAGCCAGGCGATCCTTCAGCGCTATGCCGACGATCCCGGCCTGCTGGCGGCGCTCCAGGAGGCCTACGGCGAGCGGCCCACCACGCTGAGCCGGCCGGCCGTGCCGCCGCTCGGCACGCTGGACCTCGCCAGCGACCGCGTGGCGTACATCAAGCGCACCGGCTGGGGCGCCGTGAGCAATTACAACGCCCAGTACGCGGCCTACGCCACGTCCGGCAGCGTGCCGTACCCCGGCCTGGACTGGACCCGCGACGGGTGCAGCGCGCCCGACGGCCTGGGCCTGGGCTACCGCGAGGACTTCCGCCCGCCGTGCAACGAGCACGACTTCGCGTACCGCAACCTCAAGGTGTACGAGCGCACCGACGCGAACCGCCTGGCCAGCGACGACGCCTTCTACACCAACATGAAGACCATCTGCGCCGCGAAGAGCTGGTATGCCCGCCCCGCGTGTTACACGGCCGCGTACGCGTACTACCAGGGCGTGCGGGTGGGAGGCGGCAGCTCGTTCTGA
- a CDS encoding TetR/AcrR family transcriptional regulator, whose translation MTVQSVSSAPASSPDSTRARIQLHAARLFVQSGYHGVSMREVAQAVGVTKPALYHHYADKEALFLSMLDGALSGLARLVEVASAQPDLRSQLRALVDELIASAPEQRVGLQLASELRHVSPERRAAFEGAYRRVWLGGLTGLFEAAATRGELRRDLPPAVLARAFLALLYPLVTGTPPADPQGTARALLAVYLDGAVPR comes from the coding sequence GTGACCGTCCAGTCCGTCTCCAGCGCTCCGGCCTCCTCGCCGGACAGCACGCGCGCGCGCATCCAGCTCCACGCGGCGCGGCTGTTCGTGCAGAGCGGCTACCACGGCGTGAGCATGCGCGAGGTCGCCCAGGCGGTCGGCGTGACCAAACCCGCGCTGTACCACCACTACGCCGACAAGGAAGCCCTGTTCCTGTCCATGCTGGACGGCGCGCTCTCGGGCCTCGCGCGGCTGGTCGAGGTCGCCTCGGCGCAGCCGGACCTGCGCTCGCAGCTGCGCGCCCTGGTGGACGAGCTGATCGCCAGTGCGCCGGAGCAGCGCGTGGGCCTGCAACTCGCGAGTGAGCTGCGGCACGTGTCGCCCGAGCGCCGCGCCGCCTTCGAGGGAGCGTACCGCCGCGTGTGGCTGGGCGGCCTGACCGGGCTGTTCGAGGCCGCGGCGACGCGCGGCGAGCTGCGCCGCGACCTGCCTCCGGCGGTGCTGGCACGCGCGTTCCTGGCGCTGCTGTACCCGCTGGTCACGGGCACCCCGCCGGCCGATCCGCAGGGCACGGCGCGGGCGCTGCTGGCCGTGTACCTCGACGGCGCCGTGCCCCGCTGA
- a CDS encoding TerC family protein, protein MESLFAWMAQPEAWLAFATLLLLEIVLGIDNVIFISILAGKLPPEQQQRARTVGLLAALIMRLGLLFSITWVYSLKNDLFTLFGMGFSGRDLILIGGGLFLLYKAVREMHEQMEGHGAPVGAGQAGVPGRVAAGFAATIAQVMVLDIVFSLDSVITAVGMADDIGVMVAAVVVTVGIMLFAARPIGDFVQAHPTVKMLALAFLMLIGINLVADGLGFKIPKGYTYFAMGFSLAVEFLNLRRRRTGHDAHAADGTPGRTAG, encoded by the coding sequence ATGGAATCACTGTTTGCCTGGATGGCCCAGCCCGAGGCATGGCTGGCTTTCGCGACGCTGCTGCTGCTCGAGATCGTGCTCGGCATCGACAACGTCATCTTCATCTCGATCCTCGCCGGCAAGTTGCCGCCCGAGCAGCAGCAGCGGGCGCGCACCGTCGGCCTGCTCGCCGCGCTGATCATGCGTCTGGGCCTGCTGTTCTCGATCACGTGGGTCTACAGCCTGAAAAACGACCTGTTCACGCTGTTCGGCATGGGCTTTTCCGGCCGTGACCTGATCCTGATCGGCGGCGGCCTGTTCCTGCTGTACAAGGCCGTGCGCGAGATGCACGAGCAGATGGAGGGCCACGGCGCGCCCGTCGGTGCGGGGCAGGCCGGCGTGCCCGGCCGGGTCGCGGCGGGCTTCGCGGCCACCATCGCCCAGGTGATGGTGCTGGACATCGTGTTCAGCCTCGACTCGGTGATCACGGCGGTCGGCATGGCCGACGACATCGGCGTGATGGTCGCGGCGGTGGTCGTGACGGTGGGCATCATGCTCTTCGCCGCGCGGCCCATCGGGGATTTCGTGCAGGCGCACCCGACCGTGAAGATGCTGGCGCTGGCGTTCCTGATGCTGATCGGGATCAACCTCGTCGCGGACGGCCTGGGCTTCAAGATCCCCAAGGGCTACACGTACTTTGCCATGGGCTTCTCGCTCGCCGTGGAGTTCCTGAACCTGCGCCGGCGCCGCACCGGCCATGACGCCCACGCGGCGGACGGCACCCCCGGCCGGACGGCGGGCTGA
- a CDS encoding NAD(P)H-dependent oxidoreductase subunit E, whose product MPVTRLEICTEHLSIDQRENLLDAVWDALRISPGMVTADGNVELSLSQCGPSTAPEDAPLVRVDGHEYRNVTPERLVTLMKRWSR is encoded by the coding sequence GTGCCCGTCACCCGTCTGGAAATCTGTACCGAACACCTGTCCATCGACCAGCGGGAGAACCTGCTCGACGCCGTGTGGGATGCGCTGCGCATCAGCCCCGGCATGGTGACCGCCGACGGCAATGTGGAACTGTCGCTGAGTCAGTGCGGGCCGAGCACTGCCCCAGAGGACGCCCCGCTGGTCCGCGTGGACGGCCACGAGTACCGCAACGTGACGCCCGAGCGGCTGGTTACGCTGATGAAACGCTGGTCGCGCTGA
- a CDS encoding S41 family peptidase — translation MPLNSFRPPVRAAVLGTALGALLGAAAHASPATELFRAASGDVVRDYYGWSTANLEALTDKYRAVLEGRCAEQVDTCPYTTARDVLGDLLREVGDPHTSVRDPDAARRLDEIARNAPVPRTGARVVRVEGGLLVASVMPGSPAETAGLRALDLITAVNGEAAGKTGRVNAPVGPTEFVKLEREAGTLHLTVRRPGSPDLSVDVGTRDLAARDEPTLEWAGDDRRVAVVTLPSFLPDDSAALFLRRVRDAQAQGARGLIVDLRFNTGGGLSQCVAAASIFARVSYRMQFRQGAQVMVGIAGEVPRRPPRPGDRPPGDVRVWTGPAAVLVGPDTASCAEVFTYYAQRAGVPAVGDVTRGVCNSGVTFEAMPDGGVLTVTVLRGYAAEGQPLPERITPDVQAPLDIAALTTSGEDSTLLAALGALRAPAAEAPATSDAPPVP, via the coding sequence GTGCCCCTCAATTCATTCCGACCGCCGGTCCGCGCCGCCGTGCTGGGCACTGCCCTAGGCGCGCTGCTGGGCGCCGCCGCACACGCGAGCCCGGCCACCGAGCTGTTCCGGGCCGCGTCCGGCGACGTGGTGCGCGACTACTACGGCTGGTCGACGGCGAACCTGGAGGCGCTGACCGACAAGTACCGCGCGGTGCTGGAGGGCCGCTGCGCCGAGCAGGTGGACACCTGCCCGTACACCACGGCGCGCGACGTGCTGGGCGACCTGCTGCGCGAGGTCGGCGATCCCCACACCAGCGTGCGCGACCCCGACGCCGCCCGGCGGCTGGACGAGATCGCCCGCAACGCCCCGGTGCCGCGGACCGGCGCGCGGGTGGTGCGGGTCGAGGGCGGCCTGCTGGTCGCGTCGGTCATGCCCGGCAGTCCGGCCGAGACGGCGGGGCTGCGCGCCCTGGATCTCATCACGGCCGTGAACGGCGAGGCGGCCGGGAAGACGGGGCGCGTGAATGCCCCGGTCGGCCCCACCGAGTTCGTGAAGCTGGAGCGCGAGGCCGGGACCCTGCACCTGACGGTCCGCCGCCCCGGCAGCCCGGACCTGAGCGTGGATGTGGGCACGCGCGACCTCGCCGCGCGGGACGAGCCGACCCTGGAATGGGCGGGCGACGACCGGCGGGTCGCGGTGGTCACCCTGCCGTCGTTCCTGCCGGACGACTCGGCCGCCCTGTTCCTCAGGCGGGTGCGGGATGCGCAGGCCCAGGGAGCACGCGGCCTGATCGTGGACCTGCGCTTCAACACGGGGGGCGGGCTGTCGCAGTGCGTCGCGGCGGCCAGCATCTTCGCGCGGGTGTCGTACCGCATGCAGTTCCGGCAGGGCGCGCAGGTGATGGTGGGCATCGCGGGCGAGGTGCCACGGCGGCCGCCGCGCCCCGGTGACCGGCCGCCCGGAGACGTGCGCGTGTGGACCGGCCCGGCGGCGGTGCTGGTCGGCCCCGACACGGCGTCGTGCGCGGAGGTGTTCACGTACTACGCGCAGCGGGCCGGCGTGCCCGCGGTGGGCGACGTCACGCGCGGCGTGTGCAACAGCGGCGTGACCTTCGAGGCCATGCCGGACGGCGGCGTCCTGACCGTCACGGTGCTGCGCGGCTACGCCGCCGAGGGCCAGCCCCTGCCCGAACGGATCACGCCGGACGTGCAGGCGCCGCTCGATATCGCCGCCCTGACCACCAGCGGGGAGGACTCGACGCTGCTGGCCGCGCTGGGCGCCTTGCGCGCGCCCGCCGCCGAGGCCCCCGCCACATCGGACGCGCCCCCCGTGCCCTGA
- a CDS encoding class I SAM-dependent rRNA methyltransferase, whose product MKRRPTVTLQAAAVRRITGRYPFGHRADIAASDAGIQPGEVVDVRGPTGPVIARGYFNTDGGTPLRLLTWTGEDIDAAFYRRRVRAALERRAGRIQATDAMRVLHAEADGLPGVVADRFGGVLGVQLRNAGVERHRDLIVQALKAETGADAAYERSDTGERRKEGLDLHTGTLWGDVPERVRFHEDDLELHFAPMDAQKTGFFLDQRDNRRLLRSFVQPGQGFLDVYSYTGGFSLHAARAGARSVAVDKDQVALAALEQAARHNGVNVGVRWGDALEVLRTLSRDKRSFGVAVLDPPTLAKRRDDVPGAKRIFTDGAALTLGMLEPGGVLLISTCAHYIRVDDLLDAARVAAATAGCDAEVLDVTYQPADHPHLLSVPESLYLKSILLRKQA is encoded by the coding sequence GTGAAACGCCGTCCCACCGTCACCCTCCAGGCCGCCGCCGTGCGCCGCATCACGGGCCGGTATCCCTTCGGCCACCGCGCCGATATCGCCGCGAGCGACGCCGGCATCCAGCCCGGCGAGGTCGTGGACGTGCGCGGCCCGACCGGCCCGGTGATCGCGCGCGGGTACTTCAACACCGACGGCGGCACACCCCTGCGCCTGCTGACGTGGACCGGCGAGGACATCGACGCGGCGTTCTACCGGCGCCGCGTGCGGGCGGCCCTGGAGCGCCGCGCCGGCCGCATCCAGGCCACCGACGCCATGCGGGTGCTGCATGCCGAGGCGGACGGCCTGCCGGGCGTGGTCGCGGACCGCTTCGGGGGCGTGCTGGGCGTGCAGCTGCGCAACGCCGGCGTGGAGCGTCACCGCGACCTGATCGTGCAGGCGCTCAAGGCCGAGACGGGCGCAGACGCCGCTTACGAGCGCAGCGACACCGGCGAGCGCCGCAAGGAGGGCCTGGACCTCCACACTGGCACCCTGTGGGGCGACGTGCCCGAGCGCGTGAGGTTCCACGAGGACGATCTGGAACTGCATTTCGCGCCCATGGACGCCCAGAAGACCGGGTTCTTTCTGGATCAGCGCGACAACCGCCGGCTGCTGCGCTCCTTCGTGCAGCCTGGCCAGGGCTTCCTCGACGTGTACTCGTACACCGGGGGCTTCAGCCTGCACGCCGCGCGGGCCGGCGCCAGGAGCGTGGCGGTGGACAAGGACCAGGTCGCGCTGGCCGCGCTGGAGCAGGCTGCCCGGCACAACGGCGTGAACGTGGGGGTGCGCTGGGGCGACGCGCTGGAGGTGCTGCGCACGCTGTCGCGCGACAAACGCAGCTTCGGCGTCGCGGTGCTCGACCCGCCCACCCTGGCCAAACGCCGCGACGACGTGCCCGGCGCCAAGCGCATCTTCACCGACGGTGCCGCACTGACCCTGGGCATGCTGGAGCCCGGCGGGGTGCTGCTGATCAGCACCTGCGCCCACTACATCCGCGTGGATGACCTGCTTGACGCCGCGCGCGTGGCCGCCGCCACCGCCGGCTGCGACGCCGAGGTGCTGGACGTCACGTACCAGCCTGCGGACCACCCGCACCTTCTGAGCGTGCCGGAGAGCCTGTACCTCAAGAGCATCCTGCTGCGTAAGCAGGCCTGA
- a CDS encoding TrmB family transcriptional regulator: MSAVIHLQALGLTEYEARAYTALLALGRAVPARVARQAGIPRPKIYETLERLEGRGLAAKVGQNPLEYAPLSAREYLSRARRSFDDRLGALERDLTRLAPDPAPEAVYHLYGEAAIRSLCEDLTLNARRSLHVAGDAGMASRLERLTPRGVHLLVSSLDGLPSVAAQGQRAFLLARDGEAAVIAHFIDEGGSGEAHGVHTHNPVIIHLIEGYVELAARSVGVPG; encoded by the coding sequence ATGAGCGCCGTGATCCACCTGCAAGCGCTGGGGCTGACCGAGTACGAGGCCCGCGCGTACACCGCCCTGCTGGCCCTGGGCCGGGCGGTGCCCGCCCGCGTGGCCAGACAGGCGGGCATCCCGCGCCCCAAGATCTACGAGACGCTCGAACGCCTCGAGGGCCGCGGGCTGGCCGCCAAGGTCGGGCAGAACCCGCTGGAATACGCGCCGCTCAGCGCCCGCGAGTACCTGTCGCGTGCGCGCCGCTCCTTCGACGATCGCCTGGGTGCCCTGGAGCGCGACCTGACCCGCCTCGCCCCGGACCCGGCGCCCGAGGCCGTGTACCACCTGTACGGCGAGGCCGCGATCCGCAGCCTGTGCGAGGACCTGACCCTGAATGCCCGCCGCAGCCTGCACGTGGCTGGCGACGCGGGCATGGCCAGCCGACTGGAACGCCTCACGCCGCGCGGTGTGCACCTGCTGGTCAGTTCGCTGGACGGCCTGCCCAGCGTGGCCGCGCAGGGCCAGCGGGCCTTTCTGCTCGCCCGTGACGGCGAGGCCGCCGTGATCGCGCACTTCATTGACGAGGGCGGCAGCGGCGAGGCACACGGCGTGCACACGCACAACCCGGTGATCATCCACCTGATCGAGGGGTATGTGGAACTCGCGGCCCGCAGCGTGGGCGTGCCCGGCTGA
- a CDS encoding NPCBM/NEW2 domain-containing protein, translated as MSIFSPDRPAPRVTRLAAVLTVTLAACTTPGTSSPQPAHTDPYGHGATHPWSDRNTSPAAIPAKLNQVSALDYSSATNGWGPLERNASNGSEQASDGRTLTVAGQTFSSGLGVHAPSEIIYTLPGTCSTITAQVGVDDETAGKGSVVFQVYGDGRKLADSGTRTGGQGAFTLSAPLKGVKEVKLVVTDAGDGIAYDHADWGSATLDCAPVVSPPPTAATTVVYTPIASQPNAVGVSEGQGVVSGGRLYVFGGFDSLRACCTPTNRVQAFDPLTNTWTARTVMPGTGLTHAGITSNGSIIYFAGGYSGLPGPNGTWSGQVFGTTQVWAFDTGSQQYSPLPALPVPLAAGQLQYLDGKLHYFGGTNRARNQDLSVHYVLDLGARQTTWTVAAPLLHARNHLGSAVLNGKIYAIGGQTGHDSTLTTQPWVEAYDPPTNTWTPLAPLPRARSHISNSTFVLGGRIIVAGGETAHNVPMADVTAYDPVSNTWTPLTPLPVARVSGVAGAIGNSFYFTGGNASAQGWKATLSEVASARLPDPSQAR; from the coding sequence ATGTCCATCTTCTCTCCCGACCGACCGGCCCCGCGCGTGACGCGCCTGGCTGCCGTGCTGACCGTCACCCTGGCCGCGTGTACGACGCCGGGCACCTCGAGTCCGCAGCCCGCCCACACCGATCCGTATGGGCACGGCGCGACGCACCCGTGGAGTGACCGCAACACCTCGCCTGCGGCCATCCCGGCGAAATTGAATCAAGTGTCGGCACTGGACTACAGCAGCGCGACGAATGGGTGGGGACCGCTGGAACGCAACGCCAGCAACGGCAGCGAGCAGGCCAGCGACGGGCGCACACTCACCGTGGCCGGCCAGACCTTCAGCAGCGGCCTGGGCGTGCACGCACCCAGCGAGATCATCTACACCCTGCCCGGCACGTGCTCGACCATCACCGCGCAGGTCGGCGTGGACGATGAGACCGCCGGGAAGGGCAGCGTCGTCTTCCAGGTGTATGGCGACGGCCGGAAGCTCGCCGACAGCGGCACGCGCACCGGCGGCCAGGGCGCCTTCACCCTCAGCGCCCCGCTGAAGGGCGTGAAGGAAGTGAAACTGGTCGTGACCGATGCGGGCGACGGCATCGCGTACGACCACGCGGACTGGGGATCGGCGACGCTCGACTGCGCGCCGGTCGTGAGCCCACCGCCGACCGCTGCAACCACCGTCGTCTACACCCCCATCGCCAGCCAGCCGAACGCTGTCGGCGTGTCCGAAGGGCAGGGTGTCGTCTCGGGCGGCAGGCTGTACGTGTTCGGCGGCTTCGACAGCCTGAGGGCGTGCTGCACGCCGACCAACAGGGTGCAGGCCTTCGATCCCCTCACCAATACATGGACGGCCCGCACAGTCATGCCCGGGACCGGGCTCACTCACGCGGGCATCACCTCAAACGGCTCCATCATCTACTTTGCAGGCGGCTACTCCGGGCTTCCCGGCCCGAATGGCACGTGGTCTGGCCAGGTCTTCGGGACGACCCAGGTCTGGGCGTTCGACACCGGCTCGCAGCAGTACAGCCCCCTGCCCGCCCTGCCCGTGCCGCTGGCCGCCGGACAGTTGCAGTACCTGGATGGCAAGTTGCATTACTTCGGCGGCACCAACCGGGCCCGGAACCAGGACCTCAGCGTCCACTATGTCCTAGACCTGGGCGCGCGGCAGACGACCTGGACCGTGGCGGCGCCGCTCCTCCATGCCCGGAATCACCTGGGTTCTGCCGTACTGAACGGCAAAATCTATGCCATCGGCGGCCAGACCGGGCACGACAGCACGTTGACCACTCAGCCCTGGGTCGAGGCCTATGACCCACCGACGAACACCTGGACCCCGCTCGCCCCGCTGCCACGCGCCCGGAGCCACATCTCGAATTCGACGTTCGTCCTGGGTGGGAGGATCATCGTGGCCGGAGGTGAAACCGCCCACAACGTCCCAATGGCAGACGTGACGGCATACGACCCCGTCTCGAACACGTGGACCCCGCTGACGCCCCTGCCTGTGGCCCGCGTCTCAGGCGTGGCGGGCGCGATTGGGAACAGCTTTTACTTCACGGGCGGCAACGCTTCGGCCCAGGGTTGGAAGGCCACACTAAGCGAGGTGGCGTCCGCACGCCTCCCCGACCCGTCGCAGGCCAGATGA
- a CDS encoding SDR family NAD(P)-dependent oxidoreductase, producing the protein MVSTTPPPAPTTPDGTPGLAVIVTGAARGIGRAIAELYAERGARIVSVDLDLPPTLKGHTRVKADITTPRGRARIAQAAHEHGGVQVLVNNAAYQGAHGSVLDVSERGWARTLNVNLTAPLLLVRELIGQMPRGAAVVNVASVQGLFAEQDNAAYNASKGGLVNLTRAMCLDLAPRGVRVNAVAPGAISTEGLLRGIESSDDPAQTRRDYEDLHALRRIGTPREVAEVVYFLGSDAASFVTGAILPVDGGMTASFMMAGRPV; encoded by the coding sequence ATGGTCTCCACAACTCCTCCACCCGCCCCCACGACGCCGGACGGGACGCCCGGACTGGCGGTGATCGTCACCGGTGCGGCTCGGGGCATCGGCCGCGCCATCGCCGAGCTGTACGCCGAACGCGGCGCCCGCATCGTATCGGTCGACCTCGACCTGCCGCCCACGCTCAAGGGGCACACGCGCGTGAAGGCGGACATCACCACGCCGCGCGGCCGCGCCCGCATCGCGCAGGCAGCGCACGAGCACGGCGGTGTACAGGTGCTGGTGAACAACGCCGCCTACCAGGGCGCGCACGGCAGCGTGCTCGACGTCAGCGAGCGGGGCTGGGCGCGCACCCTGAACGTGAATCTGACCGCTCCACTGCTGCTGGTGCGCGAGCTGATCGGGCAGATGCCGCGCGGCGCCGCGGTCGTGAATGTCGCCAGCGTCCAGGGCCTGTTCGCCGAGCAGGACAACGCCGCATACAACGCCAGCAAGGGCGGTCTGGTGAACCTCACGCGCGCCATGTGCCTGGACCTCGCGCCGCGCGGCGTGCGGGTAAACGCCGTGGCGCCCGGCGCGATCAGCACGGAAGGGCTGCTGCGCGGCATCGAGAGCAGTGACGATCCGGCCCAGACCCGCCGCGACTACGAGGACCTGCACGCCCTGCGCCGCATCGGCACGCCGCGCGAGGTGGCCGAGGTCGTGTACTTCCTGGGCAGCGACGCCGCCAGTTTCGTGACCGGCGCGATCCTGCCCGTGGACGGCGGCATGACCGCCAGCTTCATGATGGCCGGGCGCCCGGTGTGA
- a CDS encoding electron transfer flavoprotein subunit alpha/FixB family protein, which yields MILIVAEHAGGKLAKSTLEMVTAARGSGREGPVTLLVLGQGVTGVAKEAAAVADQVLVADLPALAIYNAEVWAAAATQIAREGEAHTVLIGGSRSGREYAPRVAVKLDAPYLEDVIGLSAQGDALRAQRYTFLARVTESVEASGPMIVVTVKPGAFAPAAPAAQPGEEYDVDLDLPAPRVEVTGRSVEKSSRVALAEADVIVTGGRGVGSPENFATYVEGLADAIGAGVGATRAVVDAGWRPYAEQVGQTGKTVQPQAYIALGVSGAVQHLSGMGKSRNIVAINKDAEAPIFKVADYGIVGDVNQIVPALIEAAKK from the coding sequence ATGATCCTGATCGTTGCCGAACACGCGGGCGGCAAGCTCGCCAAGTCCACGCTGGAGATGGTCACCGCTGCGCGCGGTTCGGGCCGCGAGGGGCCGGTCACGCTGCTCGTCCTCGGGCAGGGCGTGACGGGCGTGGCGAAGGAAGCCGCCGCTGTCGCGGACCAGGTGCTGGTGGCCGACCTGCCGGCCCTCGCCATCTACAACGCGGAGGTCTGGGCCGCCGCCGCCACCCAGATCGCCCGCGAGGGTGAGGCGCACACGGTCCTGATCGGTGGGAGCCGCTCGGGCCGCGAGTACGCGCCGCGCGTGGCCGTGAAGCTCGACGCGCCGTACCTCGAGGACGTCATCGGCCTTAGCGCGCAGGGGGACGCCCTGCGGGCGCAGCGCTACACCTTCCTGGCCCGCGTGACCGAATCGGTCGAGGCCAGCGGCCCCATGATCGTGGTGACGGTCAAGCCCGGCGCGTTCGCCCCGGCCGCGCCCGCCGCGCAGCCCGGCGAGGAGTACGACGTGGACCTCGACCTGCCTGCCCCGCGCGTCGAGGTCACGGGCCGGAGCGTCGAGAAGTCCAGCCGCGTGGCCCTGGCGGAAGCGGACGTGATCGTGACCGGCGGGCGCGGCGTGGGCAGCCCGGAGAACTTCGCCACCTACGTCGAGGGTCTCGCCGACGCGATCGGGGCGGGCGTGGGTGCCACGCGTGCCGTGGTGGACGCCGGCTGGCGACCTTACGCCGAGCAGGTCGGGCAGACCGGCAAGACCGTGCAGCCCCAGGCGTACATCGCGCTGGGCGTGAGCGGCGCCGTGCAGCACCTGAGCGGCATGGGCAAGAGCCGCAATATCGTTGCCATCAACAAGGACGCCGAGGCGCCGATCTTCAAGGTCGCGGACTACGGCATCGTCGGTGACGTGAACCAGATCGTGCCCGCTCTGATCGAGGCTGCGAAGAAGTAA